The Chryseobacterium nakagawai genome has a segment encoding these proteins:
- a CDS encoding DUF2075 domain-containing protein, whose translation MKNFIITEEYSFNNLIETKIINNHKDYLSWPIVYFLKNKKTKSAYVGETTDVVTRINTHLKSEEKKQLSSVNFILSDLFHKSATLDLESNLIKYISADGQYNLQNGNLGISNHQYHEKKIYWELFKDIWDELIQLGIARHSLNHINNSDLFKYSPYKSLSKEQIKGLKMILSCLLDEGAKVSLIHGGAGTGKSILAIFLFKLLKTDLEDFNYADFDEEDKELFYLLEKVKDKFSDLNMALVIPMASFRKTISNVFKNVNGLSTKMVIGPSELAKNKYDLIIVDEGHRLRRRVNLGSYYGTFDVNCEKLGLDKFASSELDWVLMQSKKSIIFYDEYQSIKPSDTLKENFKKLELESYTRVEKLKTQLRVRGGNNYIKLIHKLFDEPSKLPVGKYKTDDYEFYLFDDLGDMLDRIKKKNEIHRLSRIVAGYAWEWVSNKNPDSYDIIIGDNKLKWNSVSVDWVNSSNSINEVGCIHTTQGYDLNYTGIIIGPELDYDFELGKLTIDKQKYKDKNGKNSIKDDAELLDFIINIYKTILLRGIEGTYIYVCNDNLRTFLKQFIQSFNTISNKNSIKFLDHPTETTIPFYDLNIAAGSFSELQELENVNFIEVDGIDNNNDYFACTIVGESMNKIIPNGSICIFKKYSGGSRNGLITLVEGRNITDIEFGSNYTIKEYSSKKVTDEEGWHHEEIILLPRSNDSRFESIVLRDEETVDFNVLGIFVRVLK comes from the coding sequence ATGAAGAATTTTATAATTACAGAGGAGTATAGCTTTAACAACCTCATAGAAACTAAAATAATTAACAATCACAAAGACTATCTCTCTTGGCCGATAGTTTATTTTTTGAAAAATAAAAAGACTAAATCTGCCTATGTAGGAGAAACTACAGATGTAGTAACTCGAATTAATACACATTTAAAATCTGAAGAAAAGAAACAACTTTCATCAGTAAATTTCATTTTAAGTGATCTATTCCATAAATCTGCTACGTTAGATTTGGAATCCAATCTTATAAAATACATTTCAGCTGATGGACAATACAATTTACAAAATGGTAATCTTGGTATTTCCAATCATCAATATCACGAAAAGAAAATATACTGGGAACTATTCAAAGATATTTGGGATGAACTTATACAGTTAGGTATTGCGCGACACTCATTAAATCATATTAATAATTCTGATCTTTTCAAATACTCTCCTTATAAATCGCTTTCAAAAGAGCAAATTAAAGGCTTAAAAATGATTTTAAGCTGTTTGTTGGATGAAGGAGCTAAAGTAAGTCTCATTCACGGAGGGGCTGGAACGGGAAAATCTATTTTAGCTATTTTTTTATTCAAATTACTGAAAACAGATTTAGAGGACTTTAATTATGCAGATTTTGATGAGGAAGATAAAGAACTTTTTTATTTATTAGAAAAGGTTAAAGACAAATTTTCTGATTTAAATATGGCATTGGTCATTCCAATGGCTTCATTTAGAAAAACAATTTCTAATGTATTTAAAAACGTGAATGGTTTGTCGACTAAAATGGTCATTGGACCATCAGAATTAGCTAAAAATAAATATGATCTTATCATTGTTGATGAAGGACACCGCTTAAGAAGGAGAGTAAATTTAGGGTCTTATTATGGCACATTTGATGTTAATTGTGAAAAGTTAGGCTTGGATAAATTCGCTTCCTCAGAGTTAGATTGGGTTCTCATGCAAAGTAAAAAATCTATCATCTTTTATGATGAATATCAATCTATAAAACCTTCAGACACTCTTAAAGAAAATTTTAAAAAGCTAGAGTTAGAATCTTATACTCGGGTTGAAAAATTAAAGACCCAACTTCGTGTTCGTGGTGGGAACAATTATATAAAACTGATTCATAAACTCTTTGATGAACCGTCAAAGCTTCCTGTGGGAAAATATAAGACTGATGATTATGAATTTTATCTTTTTGATGATTTGGGAGACATGCTTGACCGCATAAAAAAGAAAAATGAAATTCACCGTTTGTCAAGAATAGTTGCAGGATATGCTTGGGAGTGGGTTTCTAATAAAAATCCTGACTCCTACGATATTATTATTGGAGACAACAAATTAAAATGGAACAGTGTTTCTGTAGATTGGGTCAATTCTTCAAACTCTATCAATGAAGTTGGGTGCATTCACACTACTCAAGGGTATGATCTAAACTATACTGGAATTATTATAGGGCCGGAATTGGATTATGATTTTGAACTCGGAAAACTAACTATAGACAAGCAAAAATATAAAGATAAAAATGGGAAAAACTCCATTAAAGATGATGCTGAGTTATTGGACTTTATTATCAATATCTACAAAACAATATTATTGAGGGGTATAGAAGGAACTTATATTTATGTTTGTAATGATAATCTAAGAACGTTTCTGAAACAATTTATACAGTCTTTTAATACTATATCTAATAAAAATTCAATAAAGTTTCTAGATCATCCAACTGAAACTACTATCCCTTTTTATGATCTCAATATTGCAGCAGGATCTTTTTCTGAATTGCAGGAATTAGAAAACGTAAACTTCATTGAAGTGGATGGAATAGATAATAACAATGATTATTTTGCTTGTACTATAGTAGGTGAATCGATGAATAAAATTATACCTAATGGCAGTATTTGTATCTTTAAAAAGTATAGTGGAGGTTCACGTAATGGTTTGATTACTTTGGTTGAAGGCAGAAATATTACTGATATAGAATTTGGAAGTAATTATACTATTAAAGAATACTCAAGCAAAAAAGTAACAGATGAAGAAGGTTGGCATCATGAAGAAATAATCCTGTTACCCAGATCAAATGATTCTAGGTTTGAATCTATTGTTCTCAGGGACGAGGAAACGGTTGATTTTAATGTCTTGGGGATTTTTGTGAGGGTGTTAAAATAG
- a CDS encoding AAA family ATPase: protein MTLLFYEKDDYYDFKESKELEGFTIISITKFLHNFSLIDEIDTQTEIIDISAMTEYSKTQTIFEEVIGRFHEMPIFICDISKREALEYELRFVFDSFENVDKDSFIRKERNLTPVEENSIISKRHRKITNLTDSELFDFFENFRSKLYGHAKFKDDFEEQIRTFRIFNKLGEHKILSFFLMGESGVGKTEVARNIFNCLNGEKKFAKINFGNYSNEFSLSSLIGSARGYIGSEDGEIFMKVRETDIGLLLIDEFEKSNSALFNYFLEVLESGKMTSSMGEEIDLNGFIIVFTSNISKEDFKNRISPELRSRFDYKCIFTLLSNESKKKYVEFRAENISKKVHSEFQIEIGEQLKNYLLEVVNVSSYKNMRDINKQIKKEFLNYLKIYHMKQEDESNNEIETSNNRFGLGRRFLNLFNS from the coding sequence ATGACTTTATTATTTTACGAAAAAGATGATTATTATGATTTTAAAGAATCAAAGGAATTAGAAGGCTTTACAATAATTAGTATTACAAAATTTTTGCATAATTTTTCTTTAATAGATGAAATTGATACACAAACAGAAATAATCGATATTTCTGCAATGACTGAATATAGCAAAACACAGACAATATTTGAAGAGGTAATTGGTCGTTTTCACGAAATGCCAATTTTTATATGTGACATTTCTAAACGAGAAGCTCTTGAATATGAACTACGTTTTGTATTTGACAGCTTTGAAAATGTTGATAAAGATTCATTTATTAGAAAAGAAAGAAATTTAACGCCTGTCGAGGAGAATTCTATAATTTCAAAAAGACATAGAAAAATAACTAACTTAACTGATTCAGAATTATTTGATTTTTTTGAAAATTTTAGATCAAAATTATATGGTCATGCAAAATTTAAAGATGATTTCGAGGAACAAATAAGAACATTTAGAATTTTTAATAAACTAGGTGAACATAAGATTTTATCATTCTTTTTAATGGGTGAATCTGGTGTGGGTAAAACAGAAGTTGCCAGAAATATTTTCAATTGCTTAAATGGAGAAAAGAAATTTGCAAAAATTAATTTCGGGAATTACAGTAATGAGTTTTCATTAAGTTCACTAATTGGTTCTGCAAGAGGATATATTGGCAGTGAAGATGGAGAAATATTTATGAAAGTTAGAGAAACTGATATTGGACTTCTATTAATCGATGAATTTGAAAAATCAAATTCTGCTCTTTTTAATTATTTTTTAGAAGTTTTGGAAAGCGGTAAGATGACAAGTTCTATGGGTGAAGAAATAGATTTAAATGGTTTTATTATTGTTTTTACTTCAAATATTTCAAAAGAAGATTTCAAAAATAGAATTTCACCTGAGTTACGATCTCGCTTTGACTATAAATGTATTTTTACATTATTGAGTAACGAAAGTAAGAAAAAATATGTAGAATTTAGAGCTGAAAATATAAGTAAAAAAGTACATTCAGAATTTCAAATTGAAATAGGAGAGCAATTAAAAAACTATCTATTAGAGGTAGTAAATGTATCTTCATATAAAAATATGAGAGATATTAACAAACAAATTAAAAAGGAATTTCTAAATTATCTTAAAATTTATCATATGAAACAAGAAGATGAAAGTAATAATGAGATCGAAACTTCTAATAACAGGTTTGGACTTGGTAGAAGGTTTTTAAATTTATTTAATAGTTAA
- a CDS encoding DUF262 domain-containing protein: protein MNTGVKLEPIASLLQKQFFIRSYQRGYRWDQDQVNDLLNDFKAFIEQENKHEDEFYCLQPVVVRKMPSSEKMKVDFSQEPVYEVIDGQQRITTIVIVLHYLLHALSGEVRLKLPTIAYEVRPESKKILASFNNYMLDDEKQKELEDDIDFYHMKIVYDTIVKWFEEKTHLHIPFLKLLTSYKINNVRVIWYEVGEKENSIEVFRRFNVGKIPLSNAELIKALLLKNNTDVSPSLIFSIAKEWQMIENQLQDPYLWGFLNPKKNYTSRIEYLFDLLFRKEKLENKNHHIEFDKKFGTDKSAVFRFFHEKISKAENNLQPIWDEIVMIFEQIEQWYNHPEHYHYIGYLQNYEGPKETNDVVFDIITFLGEDDENSFAAKSDLTDYLIKKIKNASSTWFKSKKIALTYEQKNLQKLRNLFFLFNVETCIKISLSGNGEETYRLPFKLNKDNDYDIEHIDSKTEKEISEMNDKERVEYLKDLYLDYETELHTKIQELHPESFVEAKFSQEWVEKNITSTMPELDIILKNVLEELDKKMEGEADQLIDKNCIGNLTALNSTINRSYGNSFYKTKRRRIIEEDQAGTYIPVTSKNIFLKYYSKYPQKYSRWTASDVNEYTKELENCLNKFMQDENV from the coding sequence ATGAATACAGGTGTAAAGCTGGAACCCATTGCCAGCCTTCTGCAGAAACAGTTTTTTATCAGATCTTACCAAAGAGGTTATCGGTGGGATCAAGATCAGGTAAATGACCTGCTTAATGATTTCAAAGCCTTTATAGAACAAGAAAATAAGCACGAGGATGAATTCTATTGCCTTCAGCCTGTTGTAGTACGAAAGATGCCATCATCTGAAAAAATGAAAGTAGATTTTTCCCAAGAACCTGTTTATGAAGTCATAGACGGGCAGCAGAGGATCACCACTATTGTTATTGTGCTGCATTATCTACTCCACGCATTATCCGGTGAGGTTAGGCTTAAGCTTCCCACCATTGCTTATGAGGTAAGGCCCGAAAGCAAAAAAATACTGGCCTCTTTCAACAACTATATGCTGGATGATGAAAAACAAAAGGAGCTTGAAGATGATATAGACTTCTATCATATGAAGATAGTGTATGATACTATTGTAAAATGGTTTGAAGAGAAAACTCATCTGCATATTCCTTTTTTAAAGTTACTGACCTCCTATAAGATCAATAATGTACGGGTTATCTGGTATGAAGTGGGAGAAAAAGAAAACAGTATAGAAGTATTCAGAAGATTTAATGTAGGTAAAATTCCTTTATCAAATGCAGAACTCATCAAAGCGCTTCTGCTTAAAAATAATACTGATGTAAGCCCATCGCTAATATTTTCTATAGCCAAAGAATGGCAGATGATAGAAAATCAACTGCAGGATCCTTATCTGTGGGGATTCCTGAACCCAAAGAAGAATTATACTTCCAGAATAGAATATTTGTTTGATCTTCTGTTCAGAAAAGAGAAACTGGAAAACAAAAATCACCATATTGAATTTGATAAAAAATTCGGTACTGACAAGAGTGCTGTATTCAGATTTTTCCATGAAAAGATCAGCAAAGCTGAAAATAATCTGCAGCCAATATGGGATGAAATAGTAATGATCTTTGAACAGATAGAGCAATGGTATAACCATCCTGAACACTATCACTACATAGGTTACCTACAGAACTATGAAGGACCAAAAGAAACAAATGATGTAGTATTTGACATCATAACTTTTTTAGGGGAAGATGACGAAAATAGCTTCGCAGCCAAGAGTGACCTGACAGATTATCTAATTAAAAAAATTAAAAATGCTTCGTCTACCTGGTTTAAAAGTAAGAAAATTGCATTAACCTATGAACAGAAGAATCTTCAAAAACTAAGAAATCTTTTTTTCCTTTTCAATGTAGAGACCTGTATAAAAATTTCTCTTTCAGGAAATGGAGAAGAAACTTATCGGTTACCTTTCAAGCTAAACAAAGATAACGACTATGATATAGAGCATATAGACTCTAAGACAGAAAAAGAAATTTCAGAAATGAATGATAAAGAAAGAGTAGAATACCTGAAAGATCTTTATCTCGATTATGAAACTGAACTACATACCAAAATACAGGAACTACATCCTGAATCTTTTGTGGAAGCCAAATTTTCACAAGAATGGGTTGAAAAAAATATCACGTCTACTATGCCAGAACTAGACATAATTTTGAAAAATGTGTTGGAAGAGCTAGACAAAAAAATGGAAGGAGAAGCAGATCAGTTGATTGATAAAAATTGTATTGGTAATCTTACTGCTTTAAACAGCACCATCAACAGAAGCTATGGTAATTCTTTTTACAAAACAAAAAGAAGACGAATCATTGAGGAAGATCAGGCAGGAACCTATATTCCCGTTACTTCTAAAAATATATTCCTGAAATACTATTCCAAATACCCACAGAAATATTCCAGATGGACTGCCTCAGATGTAAATGAATACACAAAAGAACTGGAAAACTGTTTAAATAAATTTATGCAAGATGAGAACGTATAA
- a CDS encoding DUF262 domain-containing protein, protein MRTYNLKDFLTAPITSVIENEEDYCYETISYDSQKNHSDESGNILSSLKIPLIQRDYAQGRESNTDLREGFIAKLFQHLESGEELKLDFIYGSVDRNSGTVFLPLDGQQRLTTLFLLHWYIIKKECDPSLDYEEIFTKFSYETRDTSRRFFEKLSGFCMKGNPKEDIKNAYWFSDQYRLDPTIDAVLNTLETIHTFYNKLQEKGALYLNLDKIVFYVLPMDQFKLTDDLYIKLNARGKLLSSFENLKADLIGWIKNCSHFDKEVENGSLILPHFHSIALKFDNQWSRFFWKQAKTNRISKKTVDPYFFRFIHRILINEYIVNYKGTAGDLLTDETYTSLLSREKELYFASFDFYKPLISKEFVLKLEKLLDFYSHYGFEIFDHVRPLWDPNYKWDIFKGDEDNRFTMEDRMLFDAVNAYAENNNTFDLSRFKDWIRIVWNLIADPDIRSIGANKTAMQFIRTIAGSSSDILINLTSGTLDVRLDDHKNIHSIQLKEEKQKALLLSEDKESWKEAIFNTESFGMLQGNISVLLSETNSPEILHDKFEKFKYLFSETRPNEVIGNESYSIMRYILASFTDWEKLQAFNFSSTVLNWKTYLRRNNEVIGAIRQLLLLDEDSIQYHILKAIKGQSRIDTADERLRIAHSHLYQDNAFHIWMQKDGVNKIKWLWAHFFAIRPSAWYSKVMIDNYRNELIEELIQTFGINTLNNHRCGDSAYFWGENLEINKHTKNYNISFYFDSEKMLYIGLKKDLNSHLPYEDTDIHEDAGKIWIKKFEFDYSSIISPQEIGLFIEEIRNHLADDSSFSKELEAEYVTTDQTTE, encoded by the coding sequence ATGAGAACGTATAATTTAAAAGACTTCTTAACAGCTCCTATTACTTCCGTAATAGAAAACGAGGAGGATTACTGCTATGAAACGATCAGTTATGATTCTCAAAAGAACCATAGTGACGAAAGCGGAAATATTCTTTCATCATTAAAGATCCCTTTGATACAGAGAGACTATGCCCAGGGCAGAGAGTCCAATACGGATCTGAGAGAAGGTTTTATTGCCAAACTGTTTCAGCATCTTGAGTCTGGAGAAGAACTGAAATTAGATTTTATATACGGGTCTGTAGACCGGAATAGCGGAACAGTGTTTCTTCCCCTGGATGGCCAGCAAAGGCTTACCACTCTGTTTCTTCTACATTGGTATATTATTAAAAAAGAATGTGACCCGAGCTTAGATTATGAAGAAATTTTTACAAAGTTTTCCTATGAAACCAGAGATACATCAAGAAGATTCTTTGAAAAGCTCTCAGGATTTTGTATGAAGGGCAATCCAAAAGAAGACATAAAAAATGCCTATTGGTTCAGTGACCAATACCGTCTGGATCCTACCATTGATGCGGTACTCAACACCCTTGAAACGATTCATACTTTCTATAACAAACTTCAGGAAAAAGGTGCTCTTTATCTCAACCTCGATAAAATTGTATTCTACGTTCTTCCTATGGATCAGTTTAAACTTACGGATGATTTATATATAAAGCTGAATGCAAGAGGAAAATTACTATCTTCCTTTGAGAATCTGAAAGCTGATCTCATAGGTTGGATCAAGAACTGTAGCCATTTTGACAAAGAGGTAGAAAACGGCAGTCTCATACTTCCCCACTTTCACAGCATTGCCCTAAAATTTGATAACCAATGGTCCCGCTTTTTCTGGAAACAGGCAAAAACCAACCGAATCTCTAAAAAAACTGTAGACCCATATTTTTTCAGATTCATCCATCGTATTCTGATTAATGAATATATTGTAAATTATAAAGGTACAGCAGGAGATCTTCTGACTGATGAAACATATACATCACTTCTCTCAAGAGAAAAAGAACTGTACTTTGCCAGTTTTGATTTTTACAAACCATTGATTTCAAAAGAATTTGTATTAAAGCTGGAAAAACTTCTGGATTTTTATTCACATTATGGTTTCGAAATATTTGATCATGTACGGCCTCTATGGGATCCTAATTATAAATGGGATATTTTCAAGGGAGATGAGGATAACAGGTTTACGATGGAAGACAGGATGCTGTTTGATGCCGTAAACGCTTATGCAGAAAACAATAATACCTTCGACCTTTCACGGTTTAAAGATTGGATCAGAATAGTATGGAATCTCATCGCAGATCCTGATATAAGAAGTATAGGTGCCAATAAAACAGCAATGCAGTTTATCCGAACAATTGCTGGATCATCTTCTGATATACTTATAAACCTCACCAGCGGTACATTGGATGTACGGTTAGATGATCATAAAAATATTCACAGCATTCAGCTTAAAGAAGAAAAACAGAAAGCATTGCTTCTGTCAGAAGATAAAGAAAGCTGGAAAGAAGCTATATTTAATACTGAAAGCTTTGGAATGCTCCAGGGCAATATTTCTGTACTTTTGAGCGAAACAAATTCTCCTGAAATACTTCATGATAAATTTGAGAAATTTAAATATTTATTTTCAGAAACAAGACCCAATGAAGTCATTGGAAATGAAAGTTATAGTATTATGCGCTACATTCTAGCATCCTTTACAGATTGGGAAAAGCTACAAGCATTCAATTTTTCCAGCACAGTACTGAACTGGAAAACTTATCTCCGCAGAAATAATGAGGTTATAGGTGCCATAAGACAATTACTCCTGCTTGACGAAGATTCTATACAGTATCATATTCTTAAAGCTATCAAAGGGCAGTCCCGTATTGATACTGCAGATGAAAGGCTTAGAATCGCCCACTCTCATCTTTATCAGGATAATGCATTTCACATATGGATGCAGAAAGATGGAGTAAATAAAATCAAATGGTTATGGGCCCACTTCTTCGCTATCAGACCAAGTGCTTGGTACAGTAAAGTAATGATCGATAATTACCGTAATGAACTTATTGAAGAATTGATCCAGACTTTTGGAATTAATACCCTCAATAATCACCGATGCGGCGATTCTGCCTATTTTTGGGGTGAAAACCTTGAAATCAATAAGCACACTAAAAACTATAACATAAGTTTTTATTTTGATAGTGAGAAAATGCTTTATATAGGCCTTAAAAAGGACCTTAATTCCCATTTGCCCTATGAAGATACTGACATTCATGAAGATGCTGGCAAAATATGGATAAAGAAATTTGAGTTTGATTATTCATCCATAATAAGTCCTCAAGAAATAGGTTTGTTTATAGAAGAAATTAGAAACCACTTAGCCGATGACAGCTCATTTTCAAAGGAACTGGAAGCAGAATATGTGACAACCGATCAGACCACAGAATAA